In a genomic window of Phoenix dactylifera cultivar Barhee BC4 unplaced genomic scaffold, palm_55x_up_171113_PBpolish2nd_filt_p 001570F, whole genome shotgun sequence:
- the LOC103699452 gene encoding pathogenesis-related protein 1-like, which yields MVAGCVTLKQEVAVGIERLWKATACDDHNLLPKVLPDFFVSAEIVEGNGGAGTIRKFNFRPAVKVASFIKDHLEVVDHESHLVKYAVIEGGLIGQRLKSQMFEVRYEVSGNGGCVVKTKVEYDTLDDKPLSEQELEELKGWLVQVLKATEGYLLANPSAYA from the exons ATGGTTGCTGGCTGTGTCACCCTTAAGCAGGAAGTCGCAGTCGGTATTGAGAGGCTATGGAAGGCGACTGCCTGTGACGACCACAACTTGCTACCCAAGGTCTTGCCTGACTTTTTTGTTAGTGCAGAGATTGTCGAGGGGAATGGCGGAGCCGGCACGATAAGGAAATTTAACTTCCGCCCAG CTGTCAAGGTAGCCAGCTTCATCAAGGATCATCTGGAAGTGGTGGACCATGAGAGCCACCTGGTGAAGTATGCTGTCATCGAAGGAGGCCTCATCGGGCAGCGGCTCAAGTCGCAGATGTTTGAGGTCAGATACGAGGTGTCGGGCAATGGTGGTTGCGTGGTGAAGACCAAGGTAGAGTATGACACCCTCGACGACAAGCCTCTGAGTGAGCAGGAGCTGGAAGAGTTGAAGGGATGGCTGGTGCAGGTGCTGAAGGCTACGGAAGGCTACCTGCTTGCCAACCCCAGTGCGTATGCCTGA